The following nucleotide sequence is from Mytilus galloprovincialis chromosome 12, xbMytGall1.hap1.1, whole genome shotgun sequence.
gaaaaatcatttaatatttgtttgtggTCGTGTGACTTTTTCTCTTTTGTACacaattatttcctttattttgttgaatagaaaaagaaacatttttattaatatatacttTTTTGCGCAAAGACATTTTTGTCATTTCTTTCCAGCCATcttgaaatattcattttttaattcatCCAGTACATGTcccccccatccccccccccaaaaaaaaaatcaaaatcaaatcaaaaatgGATGGTGGGACAGTTGTATTATAGTACAAAAAAATACCGGTAGTTGACACTGAAAAACTATCTAGCGTATCATGATCAATGTAAGTTAGATTAATATTAAATTAAGTGCAATGATAATTAGAATCTGTATGCTAATTTTGCTTATTGATATCTGCATATTCATTAGTTTGTAGATTGACCTTTAATTATAATTCTCGTTACAGTATCGTACTCCTGtatgaaaagttacaaataagATGGAATTACCAAAAGAAGCACGTGATGGTAGGTTGCAGTTGCCATGGTATTTATTTCTCGtgaaattttaagttttataaaaaaagaagatatggtatgattgccaatgagacaactatccacaaaagacaaaaaatgacacagacattaacaactatatgtcaccgtacgtccttcaacaatgagcaaagcccataccgcatagtcagctataaaaggccccgataagacaatgtaaaacaatccaaacgagaaaactaacggccttatttatgtaaaaacaaaaatggacgaaaaacaaatatgtaacacattaacaaacgacaaccacttaattacaggctcctgacttgggacaggcacatacataaataatgtggcagggttaaacatgttagcgggatctcaaccctccccctaacctgggacagtggtataacagtacaacacaagaaagaactataaaaatcagttgaaaaaggattaactcatcagatggacaaaaataaaagtggacgtgccccggtacttatacatcccgacacaaaaagacactaggaacagatctgagagtactcgcagttttctgacagctagttcaaagccactaacaactaataaaaaaatcatgcaactaagactaaactatcaatccgtacacatccaacatccaatggatttagtgtaaagacgtcataaacagccagagaaacatgaacttgtgcaatgccaagttacaggtatcgacagattgtagagctatgaatatgtatatgcatataacatactagtaatatttagttagcttttaatttactgataacaaaataaatatttataccaataaaaacaatattcaatgatcttattacagtgttgaataggtaaccttttagaataagtttatttaaaggagcgacaaatttacatggatcatttctaaatttccgggcacggttaacatcatttctgtaaaaatgaggatgtgctatcccgtttgaaataagttttctacaggtacaactaaacttcaaaaccaaatctttatatctatggaaaaatttagtaaaggtttcaAGTAATtcatggtaacgatatccctggtttaataatttaccagtaatacataggttgcgttcgttaaaatcaaaaacgtcacaacagacacgggcatagcgaacaagttgtgaaatataaataccgtaagatggtgccaaaggaacatcaccatctaaaaatggaaaattaacaatagggaacgaaaaatcgtctcttttgtcgtaaattttagtgtggaatttcccgtttaaaaccgaaatatctacaTCCAGGAAAGGaaagttattaccgaataaatttgatttatttaaagtaagttccttggggtaaatttccgcagtatattgagaaaattctcgattatttaacgaaaaaatatcatcaagataacggtaagtattgttgaatttatcaattaaatgcaatttcgacgtttttttactgagtttagtcatgaactgtgattcgtaacaatacaaaaacaagtctgctattaaaggggcacaattagtttATGTTTTTTTGAATTCAAAGTATAGAGAAAACCACACAAGAACAGCATtcaggggcggattcagccattttagaaggggggaggggggggtcccaacccagagtaaagggggttccaactatatgctctcattcaaatgcattgatcgtccaacaaaaaggggggttccaacccccggaaccccccttcCTCCCCTGGATCCTTCAATGACATTGGAAAACAtattatgttaataaaaaaatatgtgatgttaaaataaataaacacaacaaaaactgaacaaataaattatattttattcaaaatggaaagtgGTGTTACTTTGAACAATCCAACCAACAGCATAATGTTTGAAATAGAGAGGCGAAAAGCATCAAAGGAACATTCAATCTCATATGCCcaaaatagactgacaacaccatgactaaaaatagactgacaacaccatgactaaaaatagactgacaacaccatggctaaaatagactgacaacaccatggctaaaaatagactgacaacaccatggctgaaaatagactgacaacaccatggctgaaaatagactgacaacaccatggctgaaaatagactgacaacaccatggctaaaaatagactgacaacaccatgactaaaaatagactgacaacaccatggctgaaaatagactgacaacaccatgactaaaaatagactgacaacaccatggctaaaaatagcctgacaacaccatggctgaaaatagactgacaacaccatggctaaaaatagactgacaacaccatggctaaaaatagactgacaacacgTTGActaaaaatagactgacaacaccatggctaaaaatagactgacaacaccatggctgaaaatagactgacaacaccatggctaaaaatagactgacaacaccatggctaaaaatagactgacaacacgTTGActaaaaatagactgacaacaccatggctaaaaatagactgacaacaccatggctgaaaatagactgacaacaccatggctaaaaatagactgacaacaccatggctaaaaatagactgacaacaccatggctaaaaatagactgacaacaccatggctgaaaatagactgacaacaccatggctaaaaatagactgacaacaccatggctaaaaatagactgacaacaccatggctgaaaatagactgacaacaatagactgacaacaccatggctaaaaatagactgacaacaccatggctgaaaatagactgacaacaccatggctgaaaatagactgacaacaccatggctgaaaatagactgacaacaccatggctgaaaatagactgacaacaccatggctaaaaatagactgacaacaccatggctgaaaatagactgacaacaccatggctgaaaatagactgacaacaaCATGCatgaaaatagactgacaacaccatggctgaaaatagactgacaacaccatggctgaaaatagactgacaacaccatggctataatagactgacaacaccatggctgaaaatagactgacaacaccatggctatatatatatataaaaagaaaaacatcagttgttcgacctgttagtcaaatgcgttttgtttaaatatactttttcactctttcggtcttttggaaaatgttgtttgtgctgtttttagacccttctacaacgaaatttgtttgacatgcacacgtataaaaactgtggtttttatccaacgcagtcataggtttgaacgtagtcttcaatttagactcgtttatattttttgtttgggcatgtatcatattttccctccggtttatatgatccgttcatcctatatattgactcttaaaattcaagagttaatctaaaaatgagggtactttctctaaaaatgagggtactttttatatggccttccaaataccgtttcgattcctaacatcactgaagagacatttattgtcgaaatccggatatggtgtactaaagaaatattgacaccgaatgtttgtggcacaacatcctgtccacaagttaacaattttttttttctgtgacgtattaaatttatattaggatccattttgttacatcttgtgatcaattttatttggcaatcgtcaatggcagtcagcagggttaaagaacatcagttgttcgacctgttagtcaaatgcgttttgtttaaatatactttttcactctttcggtcttttggaaaatgttgtttgtgctgtttttagacccttctacaacgaaatttgtttgacatgcacacgtataaaaactgcggtttttatccaacgcagtcataggtttgaacgtagttttcaatttagactcgtttataaaaagaaaaatacagactaacaaacaatattacccacaattcaatatagaaaactaaagactgagtacCACGGACCCCACCAAAACTTGCAAGGGTAATTGTAATTTGAACTGAAGCAAACCCAAGCACACATGTAAATATTAGACTAAAATCTGGTtcaagttgtatatatataaataaataatcagATATCTTTTCAAATCGAAAGGTAgcttaatttttaaaaatcttacaaCTGTgttaagtttaaaataaaatgagcATTCTCCAGTTATTTTGATGCTGTTGTCAGAATGTTGATCGTAAATTTGTTTTATTGCAACAGATTTAGACTTATTGTTACATAAAAGAAATATGTCATTTGTTGAATGTCGTGTTATTTATATATCGTTAGGTTTCTGTTGTTGTTtagttgctgtctaattgacaatTCACTctttcaaattgataaaataacaAGATTTAACTACACATATCTTCTAGCTTTTGGCTATGTCtaaaataaaaaccaacaaattGCATTTTTTCTTAAGTTTTCATAATCTACAGCAACTCTTTGAACAAATTGTGAAGAAGCTTGATGCATGAACATCACAATAAAAAGTCTAAGTAACTCCGTTAAAGagacaaattaatgttttccCCAATGACAGTGCAAATTTTCCGCCTTCTTGCCGGATGATCaagtcctaaatatgcatgaaatatttgccactgcattGGCGTTAAGCAAATCCAACCATGCAATCAAAGAATCTTTTTAGAGAAACATGTATTTGATAATCTATAAAATGCTGCTGCTAACTTTTCCGTTTCAGGATCTATCGACTTGGGGTAATATAGCATGTGGCATTGTTTGTCACGTGACATCATAATACAAATTACTTTATTTCAATGATAAATGTGTCTTTTTGAGAACGATGTTTACCAATCAAAGCTTTTTGACATACGCTTTAAAAAAAACTCAAGACGATATGCATTAAATTCTGAAACAAAGAACTATTTCCTAACCTTTTCTAACATAATTTCGACGTTCTGATTTAATAGCTATAAAGAAGACATATCGTGCTATGGATGAGAATGGAGATGGTCGTGTCTCGGTAGCAGAGGTCAGGAGAGCTTCTAAACGTATAGGAATAGAGTTCAGCATTGATCAGATCAAACAGATGATGGGGGAGCTGGATGATAACGGTACAGTATCAGACTTTTAAATTATAACTCGAAATAATTGACCCACTACAGGTTGCTTACCTCCCGAGGCACCGGTAGTGTGTTGATATGGTAGGGTTATGGACATATTGGAATAACAAGTGTTAGAGATCGAAGATCAAAATTATTCGTTTATTGTGTGTTAATTTGCGCTTttaattgagttaagccttccaattgatattttatagtgtgtttttcaatgttgtgatgttatactatttttGCATAAAAGGTAgaatgtttggtaccattaaaacgttaaatcccgctgcaaatgtttgcacctgtcctaagtcaggaatctgatgtacagtagttgttgtttgtatatatagttcaaacgtgtttctcgtttctcgtttttatatagattagaccgttggttttcccgtttaaatggttttacattacttaTTTgtgggcactttatagcttgctgttcggtgtgagccaaggctgcgtgttgaaggccgtaccttgacctataattatagtttactattataaattcttatttggatggagagttgtctcattgacacttataccacatcttcctatatctaattacaGAGACCTCTTTTCCTAGATTGTAACATTACCAAACTAGACTTACAAAAGGAATGTGTTCTTACTATTAGGCATACGACACGTGACACAACTGGAGCAGATTTGACTTCCCTACCGACTGATGAAGCACCTGAGACTaccccaattaaaaaaaaatctttttttggtGAGGTGGGAGGAGGAGGTCGTGTTGCTCATTTGTAGGATTAAATGAAGTATGTTTCACTGTTGTTAACTTTTTTGGAGTTTCTGTACATTGAAACATTATATCCAACGAACATGTTGTAATGAGGGAAACAAATTATAATGCACTCGAAAATGTCTttcagtggtcgtcgtttgttgctgtgtgtAATAGAATAAATGTCCTTGGTTTATTGTATTGTAAATAATCAGGCTGTTAattaagttttcttgtttgaattgttttacgtttgtcTTTTCGGAGCATTTGCAAGTCAAGTATAATAGTTTGGTGTACAATATCATAGTCAGTTATGCCCACTAACTTGTATGTAATTTGGTCTTTGTCTTGTAACATTTTCTAGCAAATATGTTTTTgcaactgaaaaaaaattaaatatcgtTAAAATCGTTTCCCCCTGActtcaaataaacaaagaaaagtCATAGTCATGAACAAAATGAATATGTTGTTACATTTTAGGTGATGGTTATATAAATTATCCTGAATTTGAGAGGATGATTACAACCTTTATTCAAGAAGACACAGAAGAAGTAAATGCAGCGCGAAAAATATTCCAATCAATGGACGTGGACGGTGACGGCAAGGTGACAGTTCCGGAATTAGTATCttcattaaaaatatcaaaagcgGAAGCCAAAGAACTTCTGGAAGAGGCGGACACTGATAATGATGGAAAAATGTCGTTTGAAGGTAGGTTTTCAGATACTATTTACCAATAATGCATCCCTGCTTAATTTTTGTTTCACTCACAaactaaaaagtgcattttcatgAAGGCCTAAATACaatgtttattttctatatatatttctagCTTGAAATTGAAATAAGGATGCATTGCTTCTTATGAAAAAATAGCATTAATCTGAAAGCTGAAGCAAATTTAACACATTAGTAGCCTTCCTTACACATGCGATAGTGTTTGAACAACCAGAATCCGCCCAGCAATTACATTAACCGCGAGGCACATTTTATATGAAGCGCTAAGTCTCATCTTAAAATGTCCGATTAGATCAACCATAGATATAATAGCcggatcaacgcttttacaaccttataaaattataaaaagaagcattcaattctaatacaaaatataattacattgttATGCtacaaatagatataagaagatgtggtattagtatgagtgccaatgagacaactctagctccatccaagtcacaatttatgaaagtaaaccatgaaaggtcaaagtacggtcgtCAACATggggccttggctcacagcgaaccgCAAGCTATAAAGCATGCCATAGAGTTATATCAAGCAGTTCGTTTGTTTTTCAAAGCATTGTATTAACATTGTCACAGGTGCAGTCAAAgctgctgtatttttttttacggAAATAGAATTTGATATTACAGTACTTCATGATTAAAATTGGATTATAATAAACCCCACATGATAATGTGTTGTAATCATTTGTACTTGCAGTTATCAATTTTGGCTAAGGAATTTTGTGTAGAAGAGGCGTTAGTGTTAAAAGTGTTTCCATCTTGGGTAGCTTGGGATTTCGAGTTCGGTTATTGTTTATGGCAACATGTGATTTGTTGTTATGAGGGGGgggacagggggtacccttctcccacccctcttctcctttctcctacccccgttctcctttcttccattagaataaaacatctccttttgagatattttttcttgaaatattagataattttttaaaaggagagatattttattttttctcctttctcccagccttcctctcctttctcctttctcccacctcctttctcctaccccctttctccctgtctcccttacccctgtcctcccctcTGTTATGATTTGAATCGACCCACTGTTTTCCTTCTTTCAGAAATGTACCTAGATCAAGTTTCTTTTGATAACTTTATAACTTGTggaataattatttaaaatccTAATTCTTTACCTAACACATATATAAGCAGACAAAAAGAAGACAAATGTCTAACCAAATTGCATAGCAATATTCGTGTGACTGACAGCCGTCATGTTGGTACTAAACAGAGTATGCTAGAAATATTGATGATTTTGATTGTACAATGTAcgcaatatatatattcaattgtcATTTATAATTTGTCATCTGCCTTATTTCTACAGAATGTCTATCAATATCACAAAAActtcttgttttctttttcagaatTTTTGAATGTTTACAGAGGACATATTGGATAGTGATGCATCAAATCGACTAGATAGTGGTGCATGCATTCAATTTCTAATTTGCATAGTCATATGTTGGGTGGGTTCGATAGACTGTATGAAAGCGTAAACGTGTATGCTGTTGTTTAAACGAATTTCGGAACTTATAACTTCATTTTCTACTGCATATACATTTATGTCATATGAATAGTTTGCATTTGATTATTCAAATAGAAAGACTATGCAAGATTTTTAGAATGTCAATATTCTGAACAATGAAACTTATCGCTGGAATGTATGCattatctttcaatttttaaaatcatttggcCTTGACCATGTCCAATCaggtgaaattttattttagattatagCGTAATAGTAGTCTTTAAGTGTTAGAATGTATCAAGTAATAATAAACCATCATGTAATATGATCAACTAATTATTGTGAATGCTTCATACGTATTTAAAACATCATTGTATTGTATATATGATACATGCCCAAGTTTGGgtaattaatcagaaataaatgATCTTGCTTTGTCTGTACCagtttgtatatacatgtatgtataaaataaaattttcagtatttttgttttgtcttttttttttttaatgataacatCCTGGGTCTCtaatttttgtctttaaaatcaCTTCTTACATTGTGGACATTAGGATAAGAAGGTAAAAAATGTACGAGTGTAAGGAATTGTATATAAGAAGGCAAGATCTAGTGGAGCAAAATCACCCCTAATCTAAGTCATTTTGTCCCCAAGTTTCAGTAAAAATATCTCAAAAGTTGGTTGCAAAACACTTTATATATGCATATCGTTTGACCTCTTGGAATAgccgtctcattggcaatcatgccacatctccttatttatatagattatgtattaaaaaaacaatcttattaaacaatattatgatATGTATGATTGGATAACTACAATGACTGTTTTGATCACAACTTTTcttgaaactttttaaaaacatttcagccattttaaaaaggattGATTGTTTAACATTATAATCCTAAATAATGGTTGAAGTTTCctacatttggttaaggcaaactaaagtaagagaactgAAACGAAAAATAACACTTATTATTCTACTAAAATTCAAACATGGTCtgtattttatggtaataagcattttgtttctcgtttttttttatatagatcagaccgttggttttcccatttaaatggttttacactagttatttttatGGCCCTTCGAGGCATaatgtttggtgtgagccaatgctttgtgttgaagaccgtactctgacctgtcattgtttacttttacaatttgtgaCTTCGATTGAGAATTGTTATATTGAcactaacaccacatcttcctatatccatttATTGTGCGTAAGTTTCATAACATACGGTTTAGGCAGACGTAAGTTAgaaaacagaaaccaattttaTGGACGTACAGACGGACATGGCAAACTTTAATGCCCCTCATAGGCATAAACCAAGATATCCTTTCAATCGCTGTCAGAAAGTTTCGATATCCTTTCAATGCCTGACAGAAAGTTTAAATATCCATTCAACATTTGATACCAAGTTTATTTACCCTTTTAATACCTGACAGGAAGGTTAGATATCCTTTCAATATCCGATAGCAAGTTTCGATATCCTTTCAATATCTGACAGCAAATTCAGATATCATCATTTAAATAACTGCCCGTTAATTTTGATATCCTTTCAAAATCTTTCAGCAAGTTAATATATcctttcaatatctaacaaaaactgaaaatatcCTTACAATTTCTAACACAAAGTTCAATTGCTGATAGAAAGTTAAGATATCCTTTGAATACCCGACAGGGCCTTCTGATTTCGTTTCAATACCTGACAAGAAGTAAGAACACCCTTTCAATGCATGACAGCTAGTTTAGACATCCTTTCAATGGCTGACAGGAAGTGTAGATATCCTTTCAATATCTAAAAGCAAGTTTGGCAAACCTTTCAATATCTGACAGGAAGTTAATATATCCTTTAAATATCTAATACTAAGTTCATTATCCTTTTAATGCCTGGCAAATATCCTTTCATCCCACATGAGTTAAAtgtaatacaaaatgtactttgatattcttaattttttttaaagaaaatattaaaaaaattatgttgaaactAGCAAAAAATCATACTTGAAACTCCTTTCAAAGCTTCTATGTATCTGTATTAAAGCAGGAAACTAGTTGACAACAAATCCTGTACATTCAGAAATGTTTGCTCACTGCTCACTTTATTATAAATTGCTATTGTTGCACAATGGACAGAATGCTTCATACAAATAATGCTAaaagtttttgttgttttaaggaggtagacctaggttaagggaaataactcttataaTCATCAgaacgtttgtgtcaaccattttcataaatatattctaagcttctaggttacatagattattttcaatctgtttcaggtaaatgcttaaaattcattgaggaaacttgacttttacaaacacataactgatttaaagagttgtCTCCCTGAACAAAGGTCTACCACCTTAAAACCCATACTGCTCaacttttgcattttttaatttaatgctGTTTAATAAAGAGCTGCACCATAAGCACATGATACACGCAATGCTTTTGAAGTCCTATAAAGCCTCAATGTCATATCCGATATTTGTAAACAACTAAAGGAGCTATTTTCATAGAAATAAACCAGTcacaaaatttcacaaaaaacTGCTTTAATctaatcccccttttttaatgtataaaatcCCATTACTCAGAAGATTGAAATCTAAAATTCATCAAAATCAAAAGAGAGCTTATGTCAAAAGACATAAACAAGATTGGAGTTGAGTCTACATGCAGGGTTCAAACAACTACTTCGAGCACTTGTAcacaatggtataccataatacatgcAGTAAACAGACAAATGAAAAAACTTCAAATTCAACactttaataataaattaacaatataATAATGAACAAATATCCTTTTGTGTCATGCACTTGCCATGGTTGAGTATCCTAACTTATCCTCTAAGTCTTCATAATGTGTTTTGAGACGTTCAACTTGCTGATTAAAGTCTGTATCAATCTCATCACAGTTGTGATATTGTTTCTTTAGGAATTCATCCCATCTCTCTTTCCTTGATGCTCTGTTCTGTAACAGCTGTTTATTctacaatgaataaaaacatcacaattatGATATTGTTTCTTTAGGAACTCATCCCATCTTTCTTTCCTTGATGCTCTGTTCTGTAACAGCTGTTTATTctacaatgaataaaaacatcacaattatGATATTGTTTCTTTAGGAACTCATCCCATCTCTCTTTCCTTGAGGTTTGGTTCTGTAACAGCTGTTTATTGtacaatgaataaaaacatcacaattatGATATTGTTTCTTTAGGAACTCATCCCATCTTTCTTTCCTTGAGGCCCTGTTCTGTAACAGCTGTTTATTctacaatgaataaaaacatcacaattatGATATTGTTTCTTTAGGAACTCATCCCATCTCTCTTTCCTTGAGGTTTGGTTCTGTAACAGCTGTTTATTctacaatgaataaaaacatcacaattatGATATTGTTTCTTTAGGAACTCATCCCATCTCTCTTTCCTTGAGGCTCTGTTCTGTAACAGCTGTTTATTctacaatgaataaaaacatcacaattatGATATTGTTTCTTTAGGAACTCATCCCATCTCTCTTTCCTTGAGGCTCTGTTCTGTAACAGCTGTTTATtctacaataaataaaaacatcacaattatGATATTGTTTCTTTAGGAATTCATCCCATCTCTCATTCCTTGATGCTCTGTTCTGTAACAGCTGTTTATTctacaatgaataaaaacatcacaattatGATATTGTTTCTTTAGGAACTCATCCCATCTCTCTTTCCTTGAGGTTTGGTTCTGTAACAGCTGTTTATTGtacaatgaataaaaacatcacaattatGATATTGTTTCTTTAGGAACTCATCCCATCTTTCTTTCCTTGAGGCCCTGTTCTGTAACAGCTGTTTATTctacaatgaataaaaacatcacaattatGATATTGTTTCTTTAGGAACTCATCCCATCTCTCTTTCCTTGAGGCTCTGTTCTGTAACAGCTGTTTATTctacaatgaataaaaacatcacaattatGATATGGTTTCTTTAAGAATTCATCCCATCTCTCTTTCCTTGAT
It contains:
- the LOC143054843 gene encoding uncharacterized protein LOC143054843; translation: MELPKEARDAIKKTYRAMDENGDGRVSVAEVRRASKRIGIEFSIDQIKQMMGELDDNGDGYINYPEFERMITTFIQEDTEEVNAARKIFQSMDVDGDGKVTVPELVSSLKISKAEAKELLEEADTDNDGKMSFEEFLNVYRGHIG